The Chitinophagaceae bacterium nucleotide sequence GTTACCAACGGAACATTGCCCCAATTATCCATTGCAAAGAAATAACCATAAGCACGCAATGCTCTTGTTTCAGCAATCAACGCTTTCAGTTTGTCTTTGTTGGGTGAAGCCTGCAAACTTTCTAATACAGCATTTGCTGTTCCTATTTCCTGAAAAATTTGTGTCCATGCTCTTGCAACAGTATTGTTGTCGGCATTTTGAACATGGTTGGTTAAATCAACATTGCTCTGATCAAACCAGCCGCCACTTGCTCTTCCGGGTACAATAAATTCATCGGTGCTGAATTCTTTCATACGCCAGGGATCACCAATATCAACGTTATAAGAAAGCAATTGGTAAACACCTACTACTGATGAAAGAGCTGCCTGTTCGTCCTGGTAATAATTATCAGGAGCAAGGCTGCCAAATTTTTCCTCATCCAATTTTGTGCAGGAGGCAAGTAGTGTACTTACCAGTAAACCTGCAGACATTATTTTCAACTTAAAGTTCATATAAATGAGTTTAAATAGTTAGTTAGAATGACATATTAAAGCCAATGCTGAATGTGCGTGAACTCGGATATCCGAGATAATCAATGCCCAGCGGAGCTGTACCTGTTCTTGATACTTCTGCATTCGCTTCAGGATCAAGACCTGAATACTTTGTAAACAGCAACAGGTTCTGTCCTGACAGGAAAACATTCATAGCTGAGATAAATGTTTTCTTCACATTAAAATCATAACTGAGTGTGAGGTTATCAAGACGAACAAAACTTCCGTCTTCTATCCAGCGTGATGAAAATGTTTTACCTGCATCTCTGGCTAACCCACTTGTAAGAGCTGAGCTGAACACATTCCTGCCAGGCAGGTTACTCAGGTAACTCATGTTGGCAGCAGTAAGGTTGAATACATCATTTCCAACTGAACCTCTGAACAAAAAGTTCATTGTCCACTGTTTATATCTGAGTGTATTACCGAAACCGAATATGAACTTTGGTTGTGCACTGCCAATGATTGTATCGGCACCGGCAACAAATGTTTCCTTACCACCTTTAATACCTGTAAAACGTGGACCCCAGAAAGTTCCCAAAGGCTGACCGGGTATAATAAGCTGTGCAAATTTGCCCAACGATACAGTTCCCTGTAATGGAGCCATCTGGATATTTGTACCACTGAACTGTTCATTTGATAAACTCAGCACTTTGTTTTTGTTAAAACTGATGTTGAAATTTGATTCCCATTTGAACTCTGTTTTATCCATGACTTTTCCATTGATCTCGATTTCAATACCCTTGTTCTGCACACTGCCAACGTTTGCCAGCTGTGTACTTACTGCGGTTGGTGAAGGAACCGGTATTCTCAGCAACAGGTCAGTTGTTTTCTTTACATAATAATCAATTGTACCACGAAGTCTTCCTTCAAACAATGAGTAATCAATACCGGCATCAAACTGTGCGGTTTGTTCCCATTTTAAATTCGGGTTGGCATATTGCTGTGGTAATACAGTAGTGATACGTTGTCCGCCAACAATATATCCTGCAGAAGTTGCACCCAGTGTTTGCTGTGAAGCTAGGTTTCCAATTTCCTGGTTACCTGTAACGCCATAGCTTACACGAAATTTGAGATCTGATATGGCTTTTACATGAAAGAATTTTTCTCTTGAAATTCTCCATGCAGCTGAACCTGATGGGAACATACCCCATTTGTTACCTGATCCAAAACGGCTTGAACCATCACGACGGATTGTTCCAGTTAAAAGAAACCTGTCGTCATAATTATAGTTGGCCCTTCCATAAAAAGAGATCAACGTGTTGGTTACCTTAAATGTATTTACACTTGTAATGGAACTTGCTGCCTGGAGACTGTACCATTTGAATTCATCAGACAGAAATCCGGTTGCAGTTGTACGGTCGCCTTCATTTACAAAATACTGCCATGAATAACCAGCCATTGCTTCCACTCCATGTTTATCAAAATGCTGATTGTATTTCACAACTGTTTCAAGCAGTTTACTGTAGTCTTCCAGTTTCTGCACACTTGCATATCCGTTAGTTCCTCTGCCAATCAGGTTGTTTTTACTGATATAGGAGTTACGGTTAATGTTCTGGTTGGTATAACCAAGGTTTACATTAACACTTAACGGTTCGATAATTTTTAGAGTAGTAGAAAAGTTACCGAGAAAACGGTTATTGGTTAACTGATCCAGTATCTGGTCAGAATAAGAAACCGGGTTCACCCTGTAAGGTGCAACGAAATTGTAATTACCGTTTGCATCATAAACAGGATATGTTGGATTGAACACCATTGCTTCGTAGTTCATGCTTGTTCCGAACTCACTGCCCACTGTATTTGATACAGGTGCCTGTTTGGAAAAAGTTTGACCATAGTTCACACGCATATCAAATGTGAGCCTGTCGTTGAGCTCAGAGTGATTGATATTGATGCGCAAATTCGTACGCTTAAGATTTGAAGCAAGCATTACACCCTGCTGGTCGCCAAAACCAAGTGATGCACGATAAACTGTTTTATTTATTCCACCTGACATAGAGAGATAATGATCCTGTGAAAATCCTGTTCTGTAAATCTTATCCTGCCAATCGGTGTTTGCACCTTTATCATCAATGGCTAATCCAAGAGAAGCTACTCCTTTACGATATTCGTCAGCAGAAAGAACATCATACGTCTTTGCAATTTTTGAAACTGCAACAGATGATCCAACGGTAATTTTTGCTTTGCCTGTTGTACCTTTTTTTGTTGTAACAACAATTACACCATTGGCAGCCCGTGAACCATAGATGGCTGTTGCAGAAGCATCCTTTAAAACTGTTATTGATTCAATATCATCAGGGTTCAAAGTCATAAGAGGGTTGGTAGGTTCTTCGTCAAACACATCAATACCGTAGTTGTTGATGTTTGCCTGCCCCACACCTGCACTGTTGGAAATAGGTACTCCATCAATAACGTATAAAGGATCATTGGATGAAGTGAGTGAAGTGCCTCCCCTAACTCGTACTGTATTAGAACCTCCGGGCTTACCACTGTTTTTTGCAATGTTAACACCAGCCAGTTTTCCCTGGATACTTTGTTGTGCACTCATTACCATTCCCTGGTTGAAATCTTTATTGCTTACAGCTGAGATGGCCCCTGTTAGATCTTTCTGGCGTTGTGTACCATAACCCACCACCACAATTTCTTCGGTAACTACAGGTTTAAGAATTAAGGTTACGGTGAGGAAATCGCCATTACCAATATTAACTTCCGCATCTCGATAACCTACAGAACTTACAATCAATATCTTTTTTCCTTCAGGAACAGAAATTGAAAAATCTCCATTTGTTCCGCTTGTAGTTCCCGTATTTGTACCTTTTACAGTAATGGAAGCTGAAGCAAGCGGCTCTCCTTTTTCATTTATTACACGCCCCTTTACATCAATAGCAGGAGGCGGAGGAGGAATAACAGGTGGCAATGGTGCCGGTTCATTAGAAATAACCGGGACCTTTTCTTTAACAACAATAATTTTACCTACAATCGACCATGTAAAAGGTTGATTTTTGAAGCAAAGATCAAGCACCTCTGTTAATGGCTGATTGTTGACAACAATCGTAATTTTTTGCCCATTGTCAAGCAGCTTTGTTTCATACCAAAAGTCATAGCCGGTCTGTCGTTTGATCGATTTAAAAACCTTCTCAAGCGAAACATTTTTTTCAGACAAGCTGACGTTTTGAGCGTCACTCCTGGCACTTACCTGCAGACAAAAAGCCAATAAAATAAAAGCAGTCAGTTTCATAATCAGCAAAGTTTTGGTTAAACCCCGGGAACTGCGATGCCGGGGCAAAACGGAAGCAAACAATTTCATACTTTTGTTCAGTTTGGGTTAAACAATAAAAGATCCTACACGATTGTATTACTGGGTAACCTGAATTCTTTCCGCTCCGGCTGCAACCCGGGGCGGTTTTTATTTTGGCAGATATGCCCGGTAATTAAGTTTTTTTCATTGGTAAACAACTGTCTTTTCTCAGGGTAGTACGATCAGTTTCCGTCCTACAATCCGGAAATGTATATTACTCAACTCCAGCACTTTCAGAAATTCTGAAAGGTTGGTGTTTCTTGAAATATCTGCTGTAAATGTTCTGTTGGGAACAGGGCCTGCATATTCAACATCCACATTATACCATTTACTCACCTGCCGCATAATCGATTCCAGTCCGGCATTGGTAAAAGCAATCCGCCCGTTTTTCCAGGAAAGTACTTCTTCAATATCAGCATGATCACTGATCCTCAGCTTACCCATTCCGGTTGTTTGCGCCTGTTGACCGGGCTTCAAAATTCCGTCGGTCTTTCCATTGATGATTCTTACACTTCCTTCAACAAGAGTGGTTTTTATATCGGCTTCATCAGCATATGCATTTACATTGAAATGGGTACCAAGTACCTCTACCTGCATATTACCTGTTTTAACTATAAAAGGTTTCGCTTTATTCTTTGCCACTTCGAAATAAACTTCGCCTGTTATTTCCACACTGCGCACCTTTCCTGTGAAAGCTAACGGAAACCGGATTGAAGATGCTGCATTCAGCCAAACATGTGTACCATCTTCCAATGTTAACTGAAACTGGCGCCCACGGGGAGTTTCAACGCTGTTGAATCCAGTATGATTCGCTGTATTTCCATCATGGATATAACTGAGCTCACCACCCTGTTTTAATGCCAAAGCATTTCCCTGATGAGACAACATACCATCCTTCATGCTGTCAAGTACGAGTGAAGTACCATCGGCCAATATTAAAACTGCACCGGTTTGTCCGGGTGCTATGTCAATCTTTACTTTACTTGCTAAGGATTTATCTGCAGGAGAATTACCTGCATTTTTACTATTTGAGACAACATAGAAAACAGAAACGAACAGGAGAGTTACAACGGCAGCTGCAACAGCAAAACGACGTAAAACATGCTTTTGTTTCCAATAAGGCAAAGCAATTACCGGTCTTTGCTCAAGGATATAGTTGAAAATACGTTCTGATTGCTCCTCACTCATATGAGCATCAGATTTCAGTTCATCCCATTTTTTTCCAAGGAAAGTTTTGAGTTCTTCATCATACTCACCGGCATTTACAGCAGAATAAAACTCCTGTTCCTCGGCTGCAGACATGCGCAGGGATAAATAAAGATCAAGTAAATAGTGCAATCGTTCCGTTGTCATAGATAAGTTGGAGCTGAATTATGGCATTCCGTTCTATGCAGACAACTGACAGTAAAAAGAGGGTTAGATATTTTTAAAAAAAAGTTTGCAGATGCAGAGAACCAGAAAACCTGCGGCAGAATAACTCTCCATGTAATGACGCATTTTGCGCAGGGCGTTAGTCAGGTGTGCCTTAACTGTATTCTGTGAAATATTCAGAGCTCTGGCAATTTCTTCTTTCCTGAGTCCCTGTTCTTTATTGAGACGATATACGATTTGCTCCTTGGGTGTAAGTTGCGCAGATGCTTCTCTTAGTTTTAATAATAAATCCCGCTGTTCAACTCTTTGCTCAATAGAAACAACATCAGCACCATCATATTGTTCCGGTTGAAGCCCGATGATACATTTTTCCCTTGCTGTTTTTTTTAACTGATTAAAACAAAGATTACGGGCAACTGTTATGATCCATGCTTCAAGGTTTTCAAGTTCTTTTAATTTTTCCCTGTGCAGCCACAATTTCAAAAAAACTTCCTGGGTAATATCTTCAGCCATGCAAACTGAATGAGTAATGCGGAGTGAATAGGCATATACTGAATCATGATAGCGGGAAAAAAGTTCCCTGAATGCACCGGCATTTCCATGAGCAACGTTTTGCAGCAGCTCATAATTATCATATGGAGATGTAGAAAGCATGGTTATACAGCAATATCGTTATCGGCTAACACAAACACCGCCTGTACTCAGTATAGAAACAAATGATGTTCATGTAATTCACAAACAAAATTAATTCACAGCAGGCAAAATTGTCTGGTTAACAGAACAAGACTAAACATATTTTGCCGAAATGCACATTTTTGTTCCTTTCTTAATTTACGCAATCGTTCCCGTGAAAAAGAAGTCAGCCTTATTTCCTGAAAGAAAAGAGACTGTCTGAACTTCAGTCAGATATTAAGACACAGTGATTTTTTTAATATGAAGTTTAGTAATCAAATAATACCTTCAGCTTGAGTCAGCATCAGTACTTCTGTATAAACCCTGATTACCGGTTCTGTACCCGAGCTGCGAAGATGCAACCAGTTCTTTTCCATTTCAATTTTCAACCCCACTTCTGTGTTTAATTGCATTTACTTTATTACTCCGGTATCTTTAGTGCATTCTTTTACATCAGCCCCATTTATCGTTAAGCTGTTTTGGTTTGTACGGATGAAACAGTTTCCCCAGCTGCAAATCCCTTTACTGCGTAATAAAGAATATACAGGTAACAGGGAATCATTAATGCACAGAATACGAGTTGAAAATTGTAATGCTCTTTTAAACTTGCAAAAGCTTTGGGAATTAAAGCCCCGCCGGCAATACCCATTATAAGAAGGGCAGAGCCTTTTTCTGTAAACTTTCCAAGCCCGCTGATAGCAAGCGGA carries:
- a CDS encoding FecR domain-containing protein, encoding MSAAEEQEFYSAVNAGEYDEELKTFLGKKWDELKSDAHMSEEQSERIFNYILEQRPVIALPYWKQKHVLRRFAVAAAVVTLLFVSVFYVVSNSKNAGNSPADKSLASKVKIDIAPGQTGAVLILADGTSLVLDSMKDGMLSHQGNALALKQGGELSYIHDGNTANHTGFNSVETPRGRQFQLTLEDGTHVWLNAASSIRFPLAFTGKVRSVEITGEVYFEVAKNKAKPFIVKTGNMQVEVLGTHFNVNAYADEADIKTTLVEGSVRIINGKTDGILKPGQQAQTTGMGKLRISDHADIEEVLSWKNGRIAFTNAGLESIMRQVSKWYNVDVEYAGPVPNRTFTADISRNTNLSEFLKVLELSNIHFRIVGRKLIVLP
- a CDS encoding TonB-dependent receptor, with translation MKLTAFILLAFCLQVSARSDAQNVSLSEKNVSLEKVFKSIKRQTGYDFWYETKLLDNGQKITIVVNNQPLTEVLDLCFKNQPFTWSIVGKIIVVKEKVPVISNEPAPLPPVIPPPPPAIDVKGRVINEKGEPLASASITVKGTNTGTTSGTNGDFSISVPEGKKILIVSSVGYRDAEVNIGNGDFLTVTLILKPVVTEEIVVVGYGTQRQKDLTGAISAVSNKDFNQGMVMSAQQSIQGKLAGVNIAKNSGKPGGSNTVRVRGGTSLTSSNDPLYVIDGVPISNSAGVGQANINNYGIDVFDEEPTNPLMTLNPDDIESITVLKDASATAIYGSRAANGVIVVTTKKGTTGKAKITVGSSVAVSKIAKTYDVLSADEYRKGVASLGLAIDDKGANTDWQDKIYRTGFSQDHYLSMSGGINKTVYRASLGFGDQQGVMLASNLKRTNLRININHSELNDRLTFDMRVNYGQTFSKQAPVSNTVGSEFGTSMNYEAMVFNPTYPVYDANGNYNFVAPYRVNPVSYSDQILDQLTNNRFLGNFSTTLKIIEPLSVNVNLGYTNQNINRNSYISKNNLIGRGTNGYASVQKLEDYSKLLETVVKYNQHFDKHGVEAMAGYSWQYFVNEGDRTTATGFLSDEFKWYSLQAASSITSVNTFKVTNTLISFYGRANYNYDDRFLLTGTIRRDGSSRFGSGNKWGMFPSGSAAWRISREKFFHVKAISDLKFRVSYGVTGNQEIGNLASQQTLGATSAGYIVGGQRITTVLPQQYANPNLKWEQTAQFDAGIDYSLFEGRLRGTIDYYVKKTTDLLLRIPVPSPTAVSTQLANVGSVQNKGIEIEINGKVMDKTEFKWESNFNISFNKNKVLSLSNEQFSGTNIQMAPLQGTVSLGKFAQLIIPGQPLGTFWGPRFTGIKGGKETFVAGADTIIGSAQPKFIFGFGNTLRYKQWTMNFLFRGSVGNDVFNLTAANMSYLSNLPGRNVFSSALTSGLARDAGKTFSSRWIEDGSFVRLDNLTLSYDFNVKKTFISAMNVFLSGQNLLLFTKYSGLDPEANAEVSRTGTAPLGIDYLGYPSSRTFSIGFNMSF
- a CDS encoding RNA polymerase sigma-70 factor, whose protein sequence is MLSTSPYDNYELLQNVAHGNAGAFRELFSRYHDSVYAYSLRITHSVCMAEDITQEVFLKLWLHREKLKELENLEAWIITVARNLCFNQLKKTAREKCIIGLQPEQYDGADVVSIEQRVEQRDLLLKLREASAQLTPKEQIVYRLNKEQGLRKEEIARALNISQNTVKAHLTNALRKMRHYMESYSAAGFLVLCICKLFFKNI